AGCCCGCGCAATCAGCTCGGGCAGCGTTCGCATATCGCCGAAGGTCACCGCGGCGCCGGCGGCACGCAGCAACTCGGCATGGCCCGGCTGACAATGGCTGCCGCCGTGGAAACCGAGCACAGTCATCCCGGCGGCGCGCCCGCCGGTGACACCGGGAACGCTGTCCTCGATCACCAGGCACTGGGCCGGTTGCACCTTCATCTGTTCGGCGGCGAACAGAAACAGATCGGGCGCCGGCTTGCCGCGGTCGACCTGGGTCGCGGAGAAAATATGCGGCGCGAGCTGGTCGTAGAGGCCGGCGCAGGTGAGGCCGTGGCGAATCTTTTCGGGCGTTCCGCTGGAAGCCACGCATTTGGGCAGGCGTATTGCGCCAATTGCGTCGCTGACATGCGCGATCGCCTG
This portion of the Bradyrhizobium sp. AZCC 2262 genome encodes:
- a CDS encoding HAD family hydrolase; amino-acid sequence: MKKTHQGKNPNFDLVIFDCDGVLVDSEVISCRAHAETLTRHGYPITAEQVLVRFLGVSDREARRSIEREIDRKLPDDFEQQVKAATLKFYEGDLQAIAHVSDAIGAIRLPKCVASSGTPEKIRHGLTCAGLYDQLAPHIFSATQVDRGKPAPDLFLFAAEQMKVQPAQCLVIEDSVPGVTGGRAAGMTVLGFHGGSHCQPGHAELLRAAGAAVTFGDMRTLPELIARAGRKAD